A genomic stretch from Cydia amplana chromosome 1, ilCydAmpl1.1, whole genome shotgun sequence includes:
- the LOC134648827 gene encoding integrin alpha-PS3-like, with translation MCVYVVLCVLLVSLCDGGDVFHEGSKITFHSNNQEDFFGYSVVFGENINLLVGAPKAIRPGSRHMASGAVFNCSFADLHTTNITCSPLNFGNEVSARISSTRDFYRDDIWFGASIAVVPTGKLLICAPRWARPYGDRHLLANGACYLHTKRRNIPLYPLGDIQNQAFKTSGSRKEYGQYGTHINYYAYAQAGMAVKVTGNGSIIIGAPGLLQWTGGIVEYMYSPDVNSVYLSKKPTTNPFFTPDVGPDDYLGYSVESGIFEDGGRILYVAGAPRAKLGFGQVLVFEPASREADPLRIRAKIDGPQLGAYFGASLTCLDINADGRTDILVGAPNFVGKGEDVYDQGAVYIYLNKEEATGFILDYAGHVTGSSTNGARFGNTIADLGDIDGDGYRDIAISAPWENNGSGAVYIYRGDKRGVKSQYVQRIVASAAKNFGIAIAKGQDVDGNQCNDLAIGAHATGTAYVYRCIPTLMVHATIKIDQALDLPQNATNFTAEFCIYVAPQHNWSHSYIDLKAIIIVDPEANRAMINGDSEYTYKARPGISKCEEQVVKVKPTADLSRPISIKFDVEPIEVMQKNSTTFSTEAVRLSDDSTLHSEFDIQLTRDCGEDLICKPWLDVTFETMSDPYVPGADNKLGAIITVLNTEEPAYGVRVHLILPTQPKRVPKNCNLQGLNMSCDVVSPLYRNQSESFEVELEYTLATFEEDMLVIYASIEDPLNRTVSDDPTQELELNIFPEANISLSGKALPNATVLVSREKLSKGSLIPFVHYFEVTNTGPSDWPLLDASIILPEKVSLSKPKEGCVEDVTGIGNATVLECTWSVSAKVSLPVVLPLQYDLKTNGKLLEEASERNITTILHLYEQNKSISITTRLVLSPVPPIWPLIVGIVTGLLLLAAIAYGLYKYGFFSRNRIPDFNKLQEQVAQEDPGSSNSPPSTPPDSMLPNDSTQELLFESDSD, from the exons ATGTGTGTTTATGTGGTTTTGTGCGTATTATTAGTTAGTTTATGTGATGGCGGTGATGTATTTCATGAGGGAAGCAAAATCACTTTTCATTCCAATAATCAAGAAGATTTCTTCGGATATAGTGTCGTTTTTGGTGAAAATAT TAATTTACTAGTAGGTGCTCCTAAGGCAATCAGGCCAGGATCGAGGCACATGGCGTCTGGTGCGGTGTTCAACTGTTCGTTTGCTGACCTGCATACGACGAATATCACATGCTCACCACTGAATTTCGGaaatgaag TTTCAGCCCGTATCAGCAGCACCAGAGATTTCTACCGCGATGACATCTGGTTTGGTGCAAGCATCGCAGTGGTGCCGACGGGAAAACTGTTG ATCTGTGCACCACGCTGGGCCAGGCCGTATGGGGACCGGCATCTTCTGGCGAACGGGGCGTGCTACCTGCACACCAAGAGACGCAATATCCCGCTGTACCCTCTGGGTGACATTC AAAACCAAGCTTTCAAGACTAGTGGATCGCGTAAGGAATACGGACAGTACGGCACACACATCAACTACTACGCGTACGCGCAAGCCGGCATGGCGGTCAAGGTCACGGGCAACGGCAGCATCATCATAGGGGCTCCGGGGCTGCTGCAATGGACAG GAGGGATTGTTGAGTACATGTACAGTCCCGACGTTAACAGTGTATACTTGAGCAAGAAGCCGACAACCAATCCGTTCTTCACCCCTGATGTTGGTCCCGACGattatttag GGTACAGCGTGGAATCCGGTATTTTTGAGGATGGTGGTAGAATCCTCTACGTAGCCGGCGCGCCCCGTGCAAAATTAGGTTTCGGACAG GTTCTCGTGTTCGAACCTGCAAGCCGGGAAGCAGATCCTCTCAGAATCCGAGCAAAAATAGACGGTCCACAACTCGGTGCATACTTTGGAGCAAGTCTCACCTGTCTCGACATCAATGCCGATGGCAGAACAGACATCTTGGTGGGAGCCCCTAACTTCGTCGGCAAGGGAGAAGACGTATACGACCAAGGAGCTgtgtacatttatttaaataaggaaGAG GCCACTGGTTTTATTCTCGACTACGCAGGTCATGTGACCGGCTCTAGCACCAACGGCGCGAGGTTCGGGAACACCATCGCCGATCTTGGAGACATCGACGGCGATGGGTACAGAG ataTTGCAATTAGTGCCCCTTGGGAAAACAATGGTTCGGGAGCTGTTTATATCTACCGAGGTGACAAACGCGGGGTGAAAAGTCAGTATGTACAAAGGATTGTGGCAAGTGCAGCCAAGAACTTTGGCATAGCTATTGCAAAAGGACAGGACGTTGATGGGAACCAATGTAATG ATTTAGCCATAGGAGCACACGCGACCGGCACAGCTTATGTGTACAGATGTATCCCGACCCTGATGGTGCACGCTACCATCAAGATTGATCAGGCACTGGACCTGCCGCAGAATGCGACTAATTTCACTGCTGAGTTCTGTATCTACGTAGCACCACAACACAATTGGTCTCATTCTTATATAG ATCTTAAGGCTATAATAATAGTAGATCCTGAGGCCAACCGAGCAATGATTAATGGAGACTCTGAATACACATATAAAGCCAGACCTGGTATTAGCAAATGCGAGGAACAGGTTGTTAAGGTTAAG cccACGGCAGATTTATCAAGACCAATATCAATTAAATTCGACGTGGAACCCATTGAAGTTATGCAAA AAAACTCTACAACGTTTTCCACTGAGGCCGTAAGATTATCGGATGACTCCACACTGCACTCTGAGTTTGACATTCAACTTACACGGGACTGCGGCGAAGATCTGATCTGCAAGCCCTGGCTGGATGTGACCTTCGAGACGATGTCTGA TCCTTACGTTCCAGGAGCAGATAATAAACTGGGCGCCATCATCACAGTGCTGAACACGGAGGAACCAGCTTATGGTGTTCGGGTTCATTTGATTTTACCAACTCAACCCAAAAGGGTGCCAAAAAATTGTAACTTGcaag GATTGAACATGAGCTGTGATGTAGTCTCACCGCTATACCGCAATCAGTCAGAATCGTTTGAAGTGGAGCTGGAGTACACGCTAGCCACCTTCGAGGAGGATATGCTGGTCATATACGCCAGTATCGAAGACCCGCTCAACAGAACCGTCAGTGATGATCCTACGCAGGAATTGGAGTTGAATATCTTTCCTGAAGCTAATATTAGTCTTAGTGG AAAAGCGCTTCCCAATGCGACGGTGCTCGTGTCCAGAGAGAAGCTCAGTAAAGGCAGCCTAATTCCCTTTGTGCACTACTTTGAG GTGACAAACACTGGCCCATCTGACTGGCCTCTTTTAGACGCGAGTATAATTCTACCAGAAAAA GTATCCTTATCGAAACCGAAGGAAGGTTGCGTGGAGGATGTGACCGGCATCGGCAATGCGACGGTACTTGAGTGCACTTGGTCGGTCAGCGCCAAAGTTTCCCTACCGGTGGTGCTGCCGTTGCAATACGACTTGAAAACAAATG GCAAATTGCTAGAAGAGGCCTCCGAGCGCAACATTACCACAATCTTACACCTCTACGAGCAGAATAA GAGTATCTCGATTACTACCAGACTAGTGTTGAGTCCTGTTCCACCCATTTGGCCCCTGATAGTTGGCATTGTCACTGGATTGCTACTGCTCGCTGCTATTGCCTATGGATTATATAAA TACGGCTTCTTCTCAAGAAATCGTATCCCGGATTTCAATAAGCTACAAGAGCAAGTGGCTCAAGAGGACCCTGGCAGTTCCAACAGTCCGCCCTCAACGCCCCCGGATTCCATGCTTCCCAATGACTCCACTCAAGAGTTGTTGTTCGAGTCCGACTCGGATTGA